One window from the genome of Commensalibacter oyaizuii encodes:
- a CDS encoding P-II family nitrogen regulator, with the protein MKKIEAIIKPFKLDEVKEALQEIGLQGITVTEVKGFGRQKGHTELYRGAEYVVDFLPKVKIELVCGDDLVERAVDIIMNTARTGRIGDGKIFVIPVENAIRIRTGESGVEAL; encoded by the coding sequence ATTAAAAAAATTGAGGCTATTATTAAACCTTTTAAATTAGACGAGGTTAAAGAAGCCTTACAAGAAATCGGCTTGCAAGGAATTACTGTCACAGAAGTAAAAGGCTTTGGCAGGCAAAAAGGCCATACTGAATTATATCGTGGTGCAGAGTATGTTGTTGATTTTTTACCAAAAGTAAAAATCGAACTGGTTTGTGGCGATGATTTGGTTGAACGTGCCGTTGACATTATCATGAACACAGCCCGCACGGGTCGCATTGGTGATGGAAAGATCTTTGTTATACCTGTGGAAAATGCCATTCGTATTCGCACAGGAGAAAGCGGAGTAGAAGCGCTATAA